One Gossypium raimondii isolate GPD5lz chromosome 3, ASM2569854v1, whole genome shotgun sequence genomic window carries:
- the LOC105794256 gene encoding squamosa promoter-binding-like protein 6 codes for MDLAVDASGSRKALLGRDIKPFTDSEAVESMEFMDFGFSHMNKKPFYGNTSLGFGAESAKKLVSPTCMFTSSSYYGEEESGSKQSSSLMEFNSQGSSLIDLKLGRLTDYRDAQHGRHLKETFVVSSVCSAMTAKKARTTSSPCCQVHGCNKDIRSSKDYHKRHKVAVNGIEQRFCQQCSSLIFFSSFTLFFPSIWSELVIV; via the coding sequence ATGGATTTGGCAGTTGATGCTTCGGGTAGTAGAAAAGCATTGCTAGGTCGGGATATCAAGCCTTTTACTGATTCTGAAGCTGTTGAGAGCATGGAATTCATGGATTTTGGTTTTTCACATATGAACAAGAAACCCTTTTATGGTAACACCAGTTTGGGTTTTGGTGCTGAATCTGCTAAAAAGCTAGTTTCTCCTACTTGTATGTTCACCTCTAGTTCATATTATGGTGAAGAGGAATCTGGTTCCAAGCAGTCTAGTTCTTTGATGGAGTTCAACAGTCAAGGATCTTCACTCATTGATTTGAAGCTAGGGAGATTGACTGATTATAGAGATGCACAACATGGCAGACATTTAAAGGAAACTTTTGTTGTTTCTTCAGTTTGTTCGGCTATGACTGCCAAGAAAGCTCGAACAACAAGCTCTCCTTGCTGTCAAGTTCATGGTTGTAACAAGGATATTAGATCCTCAAAAGATTATCACAAGAGGCATAAAGTTGCTGTCAATGGAATTGAACAGAGATTCTGTCAGCAATGTAGCAGCTTgatctttttttcttcatttaccCTCTTTTTCCCTTCAATTTGGTCTGAGCTGGTTATAGTTTAA